From Camelina sativa cultivar DH55 chromosome 7, Cs, whole genome shotgun sequence, one genomic window encodes:
- the LOC104705017 gene encoding uncharacterized protein LOC104705017, giving the protein MQRSQDTRVDLGELKGQIVKKIGVERSRRYFYYLGRFLSQKLTKSEFDKTCSRLLGRENLSLHNQLIRSVLRNASVAKSPPPDHEAGHSTKPLANAFQSRRDGPEESGSLIPNHNQNEGVWSNGVLPISPRKVRSGLRDMKTRDRPSPLGSNGKVEHMLHQPSCRDDNRGSSVGMENGDLSQFDYQRSGRYGADESSASVGGSRRTVPVSTSADVNSCYDSDGLPDIEMLKKRMENIAVAQGLEGVSMECAKTLNNMLDVYLKNLMKSCFDLVGARSNNGDPGKQTIDKQQCQNKIVNGVWPSNSLQIQTPNGPSDVTQDHHSVSLLDFRTAMELNPQQLGENWPILREKISMRSFEEQDFEV; this is encoded by the exons ATGCAACGGTCTCAAGATACGAGGGTTGATTTGGGTGAATTGAAAGGGCAAATTGTGAAGAAGATTGGGGTTGAGAGATCGAGAAGGTATTTTTATTATCTAGGCAGGTTTCTAAGTCAGAAGCTTACTAAGAGTGAGTTTGATAAGACATGTTCAAGGTTGTTAGGGAGGGAGAATCTTTCTCTACATAACCAGTTGATCCGTTCTGTCTTGAGAAATGCGTCTGTTGCCAAGTCCCCACCACCAGATCACGAAGCTGGTCATTCGACTAAACCTTTGGCGAATGCTTTTCAGAGTAGAAGAGATGGTCCTGAAGAAAGTGGATCTTTGATACCTAACCATAACCAGAATGAAGGTGTATGGTCCAATGGCGTTTTGCCCATCTCTCCACGGAAAGTTAGGTCGGGACTGCGTGACATGAAGACCAGAGATAGGCCTAGTCCACTAGGGTCAAACGGGAAGGTCGAACATATGTTGCATCAGCCAAGTTGTAGAGATGACAATAGAGGTAGTAGTGTTGGTATGGAAAACGGGGATTTGAGTCAATTTGATTATCAAAGATCAGGCAGATATGGTGCTGATGAAA GTTCAGCTAGCGTCGGTGGCTCTCGTAGAACGGTTCCTGTTTCGACCAGCGCTGACGTAAATAGTTGTTATGACAGTGATGGATTACCTGATATAGAGATGCTAAAGAAAAGGATGGAGAATATTGCAGTAGCACAGGGTCTTGAAGGGGTTTCAATGGAGTGTGCTAAGACGTTGAATAACATGTTGGATGTGTATCTGAAGAATCTGATGAAATCATGCTTTGATTTGGTTGGAGCCCGGTCCAATAATGGTGATCCTGGGAAACAAACTATAGACAAGCAGCAGTGTCAAAACAAGATTGTAAATGGTGTGTGGCCAAGTAACAGTTTGCAAATACAAACTCCCAATGGGCCTTCTGACGTAACACAAGATCATCATTCTGTGTCTCTGCTTGATTTTAGAACTGCCATGGAGTTAAATCCACAGCAGCTTGGCGAAAACTGGCCAATCCTCCGAGAGAAAATTTCCATGCGGTCTTTCGAGGAACAAGACTTTGAGGTGTGA
- the LOC104702975 gene encoding F-box protein AFR-like has product MAESETRSNLNTIKDHEEDEETITKTQPLIPGLPNEIAELCLLRLPYPYHALFRSVSSSWNKNITNPSFLFSKQSLSISSPYLFVFAFNKSTAKIQWQSLDLASGRWFVLPPTPNSFTKISSPHALSCASSSRQGKLFVLGGGDANRSAVVYTALTNRWSFISPMMSPRTYFNAGNVNGKIMAVGGSVDGFGKATTEAESYDPETNTWTALKRVPMVLAKYDSAVIGKEMCVTEGWAWPFMFPPMGQVYDSDENTWREMSGGMKEGWTGVSVVIRGRLFVISEHGDFPMKVYFSEDDTWRYVSGEKLPGDKMRRPFAVTGADDGRVFVVAGGLNVAEGRVSEGENGEFSVAWRMVSSPQSFVHFSPSSCHVLYV; this is encoded by the coding sequence ATGGCAGAATCAGAAACTAGGTCAAATCTTAATACCATTAAGGAtcacgaagaagatgaagaaacaataacaaaaacgcAGCCATTGATCCCAGGTTTACCAAACGAGATCGCTGAGCTTTGTCTCCTTCGTCTTCCTTACCCATACCATGCTCTGTTTCGCTCTGTTTCATCTTCATGGaacaaaaacatcacaaaccCTAGTTTCCTCTTCTCCAAGCaatctctctccatctcttctCCTTACCTCTTCGTCTTCGCTTTCAACAAATCAACGGCTAAGATTCAATGGCAATCCCTAGACCTCGCATCTGGCCGTTGGTTCGTCTTGCCTCCTACGCCAAACTCTTTCACCAAAATCTCTTCTCCTCACGCGCTCTCCTGCGCGTCGAGTTCACGTCAGGGGAAGCTTTTTGTCCTCGGCGGCGGAGATGCTAACCGCTCCGCCGTCGTGTACACCGCTTTGACGAATCGCTGGTCGTTTATTTCTCCGATGATGAGTCCGAGAACGTACTTTAACGCCGGGAATGTTAACGGTAAAATCATGGCCGTTGGTGGGAGTGTTGACGGTTTTGGAAAAGCGACGACGGAGGCCGAATCGTACGATCCAGAAACTAACACGTGGACGGCTCTGAAGAGAGTGCCGATGGTATTGGCCAAGTATGACTCAGCCGTGATCGGGAAAGAGATGTGCGTGACTGAAGGGTGGGCGTGGCCGTTCATGTTCCCACCGATGGGACAAGTGTACGACTCCGATGAAAACACGTGGCGTGAAATGAGCGGTGGGATGAAAGAAGGGTGGACGGGTGTGAGCGTCGTGATCCGTGGTAGGCTGTTTGTGATATCGGAGCATGGTGATTTCCCGATGAAGGTTTATTTCTCGGAGGACGATACGTGGAGGTACGTGAGTGGTGAGAAGCTTCCAGGGGATAAGATGCGGCGGCCTTTCGCCGTGACGGGAGCTGACGACGGTCGTGTGTTTGTGGTGGCTGGTGGGCTTAATGTAGCCGAGGGGAGAGTGAGTGAGGGGGAAAATGGGGAATTTAGTGTTGCGTGGAGAATGGTTTCGTCACCTCAGagttttgttcatttttcaCCTTCTAGTTGCCACGTCCTGTATGTCTGA
- the LOC104702976 gene encoding uncharacterized protein LOC104702976, producing MEVMVGSSFGIGMAAYVRDRGGVTAAQDKAVQTALFLADESGRGGSQIGIGLRMSKSPEESSDSSSSSIGESSENEEEEEEEEDDAVSYRGVGGTLDSFSSSLEDSLPIKRGLSNHYVGKSKSFGNLMEAASNNNAKDLEKFENPFNKRRRLVIANKLRMRGRSMSASNFYSWQNPNSVPLLALQEPNEDDDHHNDEYEDEDDDDDRRKMAMMMMKNKRDLMAQTRSCFCLSSLQEEDDGDVDDE from the exons ATGGAGGTTATGGTGGGATCATCGTTTGGAATCGGCATGGCGGCGTACGTTAGAGATCGTGGCGGCGTTACGGCGGCGCAGGATAAGGCTGTTCAGACGGCTCTGTTTTTGGCTGATGAATCTGGACGCGGTGGATCTCAGATCGGGATCGGGTTGAGGATGAGTAAATCGCCGGAGGAATCGTCGGATAGCTCGTCGTCGTCGATCGGAGAGAGCAGTGAaaacgaggaggaggaggaggaggaagaggacgaCGCCGTTTCGTATCGAGGAGTTGGAGGAACACTTGATTCGTTTAGTTCTTCTCTTGAAGACTCTCTTCCGATTAA gaGAGGGTTGTCGAATCATTATGTCGGGAAATCGAAATCGTTTGGGAATTTAATGGAAGCAGCGAGCAACAACAACGCCAAGGATTTGGAGAAATTTGAGAATCCATTTAACAAGAGGAGGAGATTGGTTATAGCTAATAAGCTAAGGATGAGAGGAAGATCTATGTCTGCTTCGAATTTTTACTCGTGGCAAAACCCTAATTCTGTGCCTTTACTTGCGTTACAAGAAcctaatgaagatgatgatcatcataATGATGAgtatgaggatgaggatgatgatgatgaccgtAGGAAGATggctatgatgatgatgaagaataaGAGAGATTTGATGGCTCAGACTCGAAGCTGTTTCTGTCTAAGTAGTTTGCAAGAGGaggatgatggtgatgttgatgatgaataa
- the LOC104702977 gene encoding GDSL esterase/lipase At2g24560-like, translating into MSTFQPKTFTLFIATLLLSSCNAAANTTRQPLFPAILIFGDSTVDTGNNNYHAQTIFKAKHLPYGIDLPNHKASGRFTNGKTFSDIIATKLNIKQFVPPFLQPNLSDQDIVTGVCFASAGAGYDDRTSLSTQAVSVSEQPKMFKSYIARLKSIAGDKKAMEIINNALVVISAGPNDFILNYYDIPSRRLEFPHISGYQDFVLKKLDNFVRELYSLGCRKFMVGGLPPMGCLPIQMTAKFHNAVRFCLEQENRDSVLYNQKLQKLLPQIEASLKGSKILYSNVYDPMMDMMQNPSKYGFKETKRGCCGTGHLETSFMCNAFSPTCRNHSEFLFFDSIHPSEATYNYMANLLDTQIRGWLQA; encoded by the exons atgtCGACTTTTCAACCCAAAACCTTCACTCTATTCATAGCAACACTACTGCTCTCGTCCTGCAACGCAGCCGCAAACACCACAAGGCAACCGTTATTCCCAGCGATTCTAATCTTTGGCGATTCAACAGTTGATACAGGCAACAACAACTACCACGCACAAACGATCTTCAAAGCTAAACACCTTCCTTATGGAATTGATCTCCCAAACCACAAAGCCAGTGGAAGATTCACAAATGGGAAAACCTTCTCCGACATAATCGCAACAAAACTCAACATCAAACAGTTTGTTCCTCCCTTCTTACAACCAAATCTCTCCGACCAAGATATTGTAACCGGAGTCTGTTTTGCATCAGCTGGTGCGGGTTACGATGACCGTACCAGTCTCTCAACTCAAGCGGTTAGTGTCTCGGAACAGCCAAAGATGTTCAAGAGTTACATTGCTCGTCTTAAAAGTATCGCAGGAGACAAGAAAGCTATGGAGATCATAAACAATGCCTTGGTGGTTATAAGTGCAGGTCCTAACGATTTTATCTTGAATTATTACGATATTCCTTCAAGGCGTCTTGAGTTTCCTCACATTTCTGGTTACCAAGACTTTGTGCTTAAGAAGCTTGACAATTTCGTGCGG GAGCTTTACAGTTTAGGTTGCCGAAAATTTATGGTCGGGGGTTTACCTCCAATGGGTTGTTTACCGATTCAAATGACTGCTAAATTCCACAACGCAGTAAGGTTCTGCTTGGAACAAGAGAACCGAGACTCTGTCTTATACAATCAGAAACTTCAGAAGCTATTACCTCAGATCGAAGCATCTCTTAAAGGAAGCAAAATCCTTTACTCCAATGTCTATGACCCAATGATGGACATGATGCAAAACCCTAGCAAATATG GGTTTAAAGAGACGAAGAGAGGATGTTGTGGAACAGGGCATTTGGAGACTAGCTTCATGTGTAATGCTTTTTCTCCAACGTGTAGAAATCACTcggagtttttgttctttgactCGATTCATCCCTCGGAAGCTACCTACAATTATATGGCCAATTTACTGGATACTCAAATCCGTGGATGGCTTCAGGCCTAA
- the LOC104702978 gene encoding probable WRKY transcription factor 17 — protein sequence MTVDIMRIPKMEDQTAIQEAASQGLQSMEHLIRVLSNRPEERNVDCSEITDFTVSKFKKVISLLNRTGHARFRRGPVHSPPLPPSSSSASLPPPPAKITPLAPVPIQISAPVSFVQSNQQSVTLDFTRPSVFGAKTKSSEVVEFAKESFRVSSNNSSFMSSAITGDGSVSKGSSIFLAPAAPLPSSAKQPLAGLPYRKRCFEHDHSEDFSGKISGSGNGKCHCKKSRKNRMKRTVRVPAISAKIADIPPDEYSWRKYGQKPIKGSPHPRGYYKCSTFRGCPARKHVERALDDSTMLIVTYEGEHRHNQSAMHENMMASPSVSGLVFGSA from the exons ATGACCGTTGATATCATGCGTATACCGAAGATGGAAGATCAAACGGCTATACAAGAAGCTGCTTCACAAGGCTTACAAAGCATGGAACACTTGATCCGTGTCCTCTCTAACCGTCCTGAAGAACGTAACGTTGACTGCTCTGAAATCACAGATTTCACCGTTTCTAAGTTCAAGAAAGTCATCTCTCTTCTTAACCGTACCGGTCACGCCCGGTTTAGACGTGGTCCCGTTCATTCCCCTCCTCTCCCTCCTTCATCTTCCTCCGCTTCTCTACCTCCTCCACCGGCCAAAATAACGCCTCTTGCTCCGGTTCCGATTCAGATCTCTGCTCCGGTTAGTTTCGTTCAGTCAAATCAACAAAGCGTGACGTTAGATTTCACTAGACCAAGCGTGTTTGGCGCTAAAACAAAGAGCTCGGAAGTGGTTGAGTTCGCTAAGGAGAGCTTTAGGGTATCATCCAATAACTCTTCGTTCATGTCTTCCGCTATCACCGGTGACGGAAGCGTCTCTAAAGGATCTTCCATCTTTCTCGCTCCGGCGGCTCCATTGCCTTCCTCAGCGAAGCAGCCTCTTGCTGGTCTTCCTTATAGAAAGAGATGCTTTGAACATGATCACTCCGAGGACTTTTCCGGCAAGATCTCTGGCTCCGGCAACGGCAAGTGCCACTGCAAGAAAAG cCGGAAAAATCGTATGAAGAGAACCGTGAGAGTACCGGCGATAAGTGCAAAGATCGCCGATATACCACCGGACGAATATTCATGGAGGAAGTACGGACAAAAACCGATCAAAGGCTCACCACATCCACG GGGTTATTACAAGTGTAGTACATTTAGAGGATGTCCAGCGAGGAAACACGTGGAACGAGCATTGGATGATTCAACGATGTTGATTGTGACTTACGAAGGAGAGCATCGACACAACCAGTCAGCGATGCATGAGAATATGATGGCATCTCCTAGCGTGAGCGGTTTGGTATTTGGTTCGGCTTGA